From Lactobacillus sp. PV012:
ACTCTTTATTCCAGCAATTGGTTGGGGGCTAATGCCACTAGTAATTGCTAGTATTAAGAAAAGTACTGTATATAACCAAATCGTAGGTACAGTTGCAGGTGCTTTTATATTTGGTGTAATTTTAATGGCAATTGTTCGCCCAACAATTACTTGGCCACTATTTTGGATTTCAGCGCTAGCCGGAGCACTCTGGGTAGTGGGGCAAGTTGGACAGTATATTTCCTATGAAAAAATTGGGGTTTCAGAGACAATGCCAATTTCCACTGGATTACAGCTGATTGGGGTTCCTTTGGTAGGAATGATCTTTTTTGGCGAATGGGCTAAGACTCAACAAAAAATCTGGGGCTTTTTAGGAATTATTATTTTGATTATTGGGGTTGTGTTTACTTCTTTAACAGATCAAAAGACTGAAGAAGGTAATAAAAAGAACCAAGTAGCAACCATTATCTTACTTATTGTTACTAGTTTGGGTTATATCTCATCCAGTTCTTTACCACAAACTCCAATTGCAGTTCAAGGAGATAGTATTTCCTTCTTCTTTGGCCAAACTGCTGGAATGCTTGTAGCAGTATTCATTTATACCTTAGTGACTGGCAATGTTCATGCCTGGGTTGAAAAGACTTCTCTTCAAGGAGGAGCAGCGGGATTGCTTTACGGAATTGCGCAACTTGCTTATGTATTTTCTGTTAAAGATAATGGTGTGAACCTATCCTTTGTTATGTCTCAACTTTGTGTAGTAATTTCTACCTTAGGTGGTATTCTTTTCTTAAAGGAAGCAAAATCAAGAAGAGATCTTATTTTTACAATTATTGGTTTAGTATTAATTATTGCTGGTGCAGTAATTACAAGAATCTTTTAAATTAGAGCATCCGTAAAGGGATGCTTTTTTTGTGGTTAAAAGTTTGTGTTTGACAGTAATAAAAATACGTGATATTTTCAAATTGAGAGAAAGTTAAAGAATTTATTAAGATAGTTGTTACTTTTTAGATATTAAAAGGGTTAACAAGCTAGGGGTTAAAAAATTAATGTTAATAATAGAAAATAGTCAATTTGAAGTTGGAATTAATGAAATGGGAGCACAGATTACCCATTTTGTCCAAAAAAGTGATAACTTCGATTGGATTTGGAATGGAAGTGAATGGGCAGAACATTCGCCAATTCTCTTTCCAGCAGTTGGTAAATCTTATAACAATCAATATGTAGTTGATGGAAAAAAATATAATATGCCTGTTAATGGCTTTGCCAATAATTATCAATGGACTGTGGTAGACAAAGGTGATGATCGAGTAAGTTTAATGTTGATGGATAATGAAGAGACATATAAAATATATCCATTTAAATTTTCTTTGATGGTCACCTATGCCTTAGTTGCCACTGGTTTGGAAGTCAGTTTTCATTTAAAAAATTTATCTGCTTCTCCAATGCCGTATGCTTTAGGAATTATGCCTGCTTTTAATCTATCAGTTAGCAATGAAAAGCTAAATTTTGATGATTATGAATTAAAATTTATACCAGAGACACCAAGTTTAACACAATTTTCAGTAA
This genomic window contains:
- a CDS encoding aldose 1-epimerase family protein produces the protein MLIIENSQFEVGINEMGAQITHFVQKSDNFDWIWNGSEWAEHSPILFPAVGKSYNNQYVVDGKKYNMPVNGFANNYQWTVVDKGDDRVSLMLMDNEETYKIYPFKFSLMVTYALVATGLEVSFHLKNLSASPMPYALGIMPAFNLSVSNEKLNFDDYELKFIPETPSLTQFSVNKEGLRAANATEVLGLKESTLALSKAVFDYGHLYINSPGLTLVILSTNKNNIERKVSIRLEDFSGIELWKSPETDQFLAIAPINGFPDMEENNPSWSEKLGNKILEPEQEIDLKTTISLN
- a CDS encoding GRP family sugar transporter; its protein translation is MKYILLFIPAIGWGLMPLVIASIKKSTVYNQIVGTVAGAFIFGVILMAIVRPTITWPLFWISALAGALWVVGQVGQYISYEKIGVSETMPISTGLQLIGVPLVGMIFFGEWAKTQQKIWGFLGIIILIIGVVFTSLTDQKTEEGNKKNQVATIILLIVTSLGYISSSSLPQTPIAVQGDSISFFFGQTAGMLVAVFIYTLVTGNVHAWVEKTSLQGGAAGLLYGIAQLAYVFSVKDNGVNLSFVMSQLCVVISTLGGILFLKEAKSRRDLIFTIIGLVLIIAGAVITRIF